GTCCTCCAGTGTTGTTTCTGGTTCTGTTGTTTCAACtgcacagatgttttcattcctttactacatgtttttaaagaaaagataAGCAAAGCAGAGGATAAAACAGGGAGGCagaaaacctgctgctgctctcagacCCTGTCCAATATGGAGGCCCCAAATCTCTGGTTCTGGACTCTCTGTTAGTCTCAGAGGTTCAggttcatcagcagctgctgtaaaacacacagagagacttgTTGATACCTGTTCATGTCCAAATGTAACATCTGGACAGTTTGGGCTTGGACCTAATGATGTTTGTTGccatgtgcagcatgtgagtGATATGATGTTAGAAAAATCATCGTAGTAAAtcacacagagctcagagcctcagtccatcaggtccagtttatcaccacagtctgtccaacagggacacacaaggacactgtTCAACTGGACTGaaccaacttacctgtgacTTTGAGGCGACATTTGTCAGAACCTGCATCATCATCTGTCTTCACTTCACACCGGTACAGaccagagtcctcagtcctgagtctggacacatgaagtctgagtcgtccttctctgaggacgtctttgtcaaactggactcgtcctgaaaactgtttgtcctgagactctgggacctcaacACCCTCATGTAGATGAAACAGGACTGGGTCTTTGTCCTCAGTTAACAGTTGACAGAAGATGTaaactgctgagagagacatgtgagctgtggttgtgaaggtccagtccagtgtgatgtcgtggttctcctctgcctgataggagctctgtgtcacattcactacaaatgttcctgttgaggagacacagagggaaagtgacgaccacacacactcacaacttggattattttggatttccaattgatttgagttagtggataaaaactgaccccaggtaaagggggtcaggctgatgagcagcaggatccagcagaccatcttctcctgtcagaggagacagaaacacatgaggtcaaaggtcaaaggtagAAGGAGGAAAATCTCCAGTCAGACTTCATCCAGTCCTTCCAACAGCTGGTCCTGTTCTTCCTCCTGTTAAAGACGTTGATGTGAGTCAACAATGTTATCACAGCGTTAACACTCATGTGGTTCTGGACACAAACTCTCTGATGCTGATTTAGTGTCCAAATGGATCCACACATGACTCCAGGCTGAGACAGACTGAAGCTTTTCTTTGACAATGATCATGTTCTCCCTGCATACACAGCCTCATTATGGGGATTTAGGAAAAACCACCTTCTCCACAAATAGACCTGACAGCTTATAAAGCACATTACTAAAGCAGTTCATGGTTGTGTCATGGAGCCTTCACTTGGAAGACTTTTCTATTGTCTCCACCTACAGACCTACAGACCTGCAGACCCACAGACCCACAGACCCACAGACCTACAGACCCACAGACCCTCAGACCCACAGACCTACAGACCCACAGACCTACAGACCTACAGAGCCCCCTGGTGCTGGACAAACACAGTATTTTGGTCATAGCTTCTTGTCATGAGACCATGGaggatgttttttgtgtgtgtttagtttctgttccgtctttacttactttacttttcCTACCCCACAAACCGAAGTGTCTTTCTGTCCTGAGCTTTTTGTGATGAGTCCACAGATTCTGTTTCCTCTTTACAGATACGGCTCTTTTCCTTCCCAACCACCACAAACCACTGTGTATTTCTACAGCCTGAGTTCATTTGAAGTTTTGCCCTTGTCCACTCTCAAATAAAGAAATCACACATTTTCTTCATGAAATCAAATCCAGTCACAGGGAGAAAAACCATCTTTTGTCCCAGAGACTCCACTGAGACAGGTCAGGGGTCGTGActctaatgtgtttgtgtttggagcCAACCTGAACCTTCAGTCCCACCGATCACAGATTGTACTGATGTGCAGCGacagaaccagaacagaaacagaactttGAAAAAGTTTATTACAAAAAACTTACACATTCTCAATACAGTCTGTACAGAAACCCACACCTCTCAGTACCATCCCAACCTCCCCTCAGACATGTCCCTGTCGTCCCTCTGCTTTCTCAAGTCAGAAAATTT
The window above is part of the Mastacembelus armatus chromosome 18, fMasArm1.2, whole genome shotgun sequence genome. Proteins encoded here:
- the LOC113141172 gene encoding programmed cell death 1 ligand 1-like, translated to MVCWILLLISLTPFTWGTFVVNVTQSSYQAEENHDITLDWTFTTTAHMSLSAVYIFCQLLTEDKDPVLFHLHEGVEVPESQDKQFSGRVQFDKDVLREGRLRLHVSRLRTEDSGLYRCEVKTDDDAGSDKCRLKVTAAADEPEPLRLTESPEPEIWGLHIGQGLRAAAGFLPPCFILCFAYLFFKNM